Proteins co-encoded in one Trueperella abortisuis genomic window:
- the ilvC gene encoding ketol-acid reductoisomerase — translation MAEIFYDDDADLSFIQSKKVAVIGYGSQGHAHALNLRDSGVDVVVGLRPGSKSIEKAQDQGLKTATIEEAVAQADVVMILTPDQHQRKVYAEQIAPNLKDDAALFFAHGFNIRFGYIKPDAGHDICMVAPKGPGHIVRRQFEDGRGVPDIVAVEQDASGQAWDLALSYAKAIGGTRAGVIKTTFTEETETDLFGEQAVLCGGVSQLIQYGFEVLTEAGYQPEIAYFEVLHEMKLIVDLINEGGLTKQRWSISDTAEYGDYVSGPRVITPQVKENMKEVLADIQDGTFATRFIADQDNGAVEFKALRAKGEGHPIEKVGVELRKMFAWETIDADYTDGSAAR, via the coding sequence ATGGCAGAGATTTTTTACGACGACGATGCGGACCTGTCCTTCATCCAGTCCAAGAAGGTGGCCGTCATCGGATACGGTTCGCAGGGGCACGCCCACGCGTTGAACCTGCGTGACTCCGGCGTCGACGTCGTGGTCGGGCTTCGCCCCGGCTCGAAGTCGATCGAGAAGGCCCAGGATCAGGGCCTGAAGACGGCGACGATCGAGGAGGCGGTGGCGCAGGCCGACGTCGTCATGATCCTCACCCCCGATCAGCACCAGCGCAAGGTTTATGCCGAGCAGATCGCCCCGAACCTCAAGGACGACGCCGCGCTGTTCTTCGCCCACGGTTTCAACATCCGCTTCGGCTACATCAAGCCCGACGCCGGCCATGACATCTGCATGGTCGCGCCGAAGGGCCCGGGTCACATCGTTCGCCGCCAGTTCGAGGACGGGCGTGGAGTGCCCGACATCGTCGCGGTGGAGCAGGATGCCTCCGGGCAGGCCTGGGACCTGGCGCTGTCGTATGCGAAGGCGATCGGTGGCACCCGTGCCGGCGTCATCAAGACCACCTTCACCGAGGAGACCGAGACGGATCTGTTCGGCGAGCAGGCTGTGCTGTGTGGCGGCGTCTCCCAGCTGATCCAGTATGGCTTCGAGGTGCTGACCGAGGCCGGTTATCAGCCGGAGATCGCCTACTTCGAGGTGCTGCATGAGATGAAGCTCATCGTTGACCTGATCAACGAGGGCGGCCTGACTAAGCAGCGCTGGTCGATCTCGGACACGGCCGAGTACGGCGACTACGTCTCCGGTCCGCGCGTCATCACCCCGCAGGTGAAGGAGAACATGAAGGAGGTCCTGGCCGATATCCAGGACGGCACTTTCGCCACCCGCTTCATCGCGGACCAGGACAACGGCGCGGTCGAGTTCAAGGCACTGCGCGCCAAGGGCGAGGGCCATCCGATCGAGAAGGTCGGGGTGGAGCTGCGCAAGATGTTCGCCTGGGAGACCATCGACGCTGACTACACGGACGGCTCGGCCGCCCGGTAA
- the ilvN gene encoding acetolactate synthase small subunit, which yields MSHRRTLSVLVENKPGVLARVSGLFARRAFNIHSLAVGPTEDPELSRITLVVDTSEVSFDQITKQLNKLVNVIKITELERDQSVQRKLVLMKVRADDSSRTNVIQVVELFRAKIVDVVPEAVTVEATGSDDKINALLSALEPYGVKEIVQSGSVAIARGSRSMTEVVKTERKQLRGA from the coding sequence ATCAGCCACCGCCGCACACTCTCAGTTCTCGTGGAGAACAAGCCGGGCGTGCTCGCCCGCGTTTCGGGCCTCTTTGCACGCCGCGCCTTCAACATTCATTCGCTCGCGGTGGGCCCCACGGAGGATCCGGAACTGTCCCGGATCACGCTCGTGGTCGATACCTCCGAGGTCTCCTTTGACCAGATCACCAAACAGCTCAACAAGCTCGTCAACGTCATCAAGATCACGGAGCTCGAACGTGACCAGTCCGTCCAGCGCAAGCTCGTCCTCATGAAGGTTCGCGCCGACGACTCTTCGCGCACGAACGTCATCCAGGTGGTCGAGCTGTTCCGGGCCAAGATCGTCGACGTCGTCCCCGAAGCGGTCACCGTCGAGGCCACCGGTTCAGATGACAAGATCAACGCGCTCCTGTCGGCACTCGAGCCGTATGGTGTGAAGGAGATCGTCCAGTCGGGATCCGTTGCGATCGCACGCGGGTCACGTTCCATGACCGAAGTTGTCAAGACCGAGCGCAAGCAACTGCGCGGAGCATAA